One genomic region from Anaerobaca lacustris encodes:
- a CDS encoding FAD-dependent oxidoreductase gives MNHPLRVVIVGGVAAGPKVASKVIRLCPEAEVTIVEKGKLLSYAGCGLPYYVSGVVKDQKELMCTPVGAVRDSVFFQHVKNVKVLNETEAMEVDRASRRVRVRDLLRGQESWLNYDKLVLATGAKPVVPPIPGTDLCNVFTLQGVHDAEGIRAAVAQDTARDVVIVGGGLIGVEITEALVQRGCRVTIVEMMPQILRILDPDIVRLVGQHMESHGVRVLTNTKLERIEGEESVKAVQTSGGRIAADMVVLAIGVRPNVALAEAANLEIGPTRAIKVNDRMQTSDPNIYAAGDCVECNDLMTGKPCFVPLDSTANKQGRVAAVNLCGGEDHFPGVLGSTVCKVFDFCVARTGLGESAAKDQGYDVVTAWAPAPDKAHFMPEAKLLMLKLIADRKTRKLLGVQAVGPGAGDKRIDVVAMALMAGMTVDQLANADLCYAPPFAPAMDNIITAANIVRNKIDGYMDGITPAEVHQMLEEKRDFTFLDVRSPQEYEQVRLPGSMLIPLGSLRGRLGELLKEKEVVTFCKISLRGYEAALILKAAGFNSVRVMDGGVAMWPFPKLV, from the coding sequence ATGAATCACCCATTGCGTGTCGTGATTGTAGGTGGTGTAGCGGCCGGTCCCAAGGTTGCCTCCAAGGTCATCCGTCTCTGCCCGGAGGCGGAAGTAACCATCGTAGAGAAAGGCAAACTTCTGTCCTACGCCGGCTGTGGCCTGCCGTACTACGTCTCCGGCGTGGTTAAGGACCAGAAGGAACTGATGTGTACGCCGGTCGGCGCGGTACGTGATTCGGTCTTCTTCCAACATGTCAAGAATGTCAAGGTCCTCAACGAAACGGAGGCGATGGAGGTCGACCGTGCGAGCAGGCGCGTTCGAGTGCGCGATCTGCTGCGCGGGCAGGAATCATGGCTGAACTACGACAAGCTGGTACTCGCCACCGGCGCCAAACCAGTCGTTCCGCCCATTCCAGGCACGGATCTGTGCAATGTGTTCACCCTTCAGGGTGTGCACGATGCCGAGGGCATCCGGGCGGCAGTGGCTCAAGATACGGCGCGAGACGTGGTCATTGTCGGCGGCGGCTTGATTGGCGTGGAGATCACCGAGGCCCTCGTGCAGCGGGGCTGCCGGGTGACTATTGTGGAGATGATGCCTCAGATCCTGCGTATTCTGGACCCCGACATCGTTCGCCTGGTGGGGCAACATATGGAGTCACACGGCGTCCGCGTGCTGACCAACACCAAGCTCGAGAGGATTGAAGGCGAGGAGTCAGTCAAGGCGGTCCAGACCAGCGGCGGTCGGATTGCGGCGGACATGGTGGTTTTGGCCATCGGCGTGCGTCCGAACGTGGCGTTGGCGGAGGCTGCCAACCTGGAGATCGGTCCCACGCGGGCCATCAAGGTCAATGACCGCATGCAAACCAGCGACCCAAACATCTATGCCGCGGGCGATTGCGTCGAGTGCAACGACCTGATGACCGGCAAGCCTTGTTTTGTGCCTCTCGATTCCACGGCCAACAAACAGGGCCGGGTCGCCGCGGTTAATCTCTGCGGCGGAGAGGACCACTTTCCAGGTGTTTTGGGTAGCACGGTATGCAAGGTGTTCGATTTCTGCGTGGCCCGGACCGGTTTGGGCGAATCGGCGGCGAAAGACCAGGGCTATGACGTCGTCACGGCCTGGGCGCCGGCCCCGGACAAGGCGCATTTCATGCCCGAGGCCAAGCTGCTGATGTTGAAGCTGATCGCCGATCGGAAGACCAGGAAACTGTTGGGTGTACAGGCCGTTGGGCCTGGGGCCGGCGACAAGCGCATCGACGTTGTGGCAATGGCCTTGATGGCGGGTATGACCGTCGATCAACTGGCCAACGCCGATTTGTGCTATGCCCCTCCGTTCGCTCCGGCCATGGACAACATTATCACAGCCGCCAACATCGTGCGAAACAAGATCGACGGTTACATGGATGGAATTACCCCAGCCGAGGTGCATCAGATGCTGGAAGAGAAACGGGATTTCACGTTTCTGGATGTCCGTTCGCCCCAGGAATACGAGCAAGTGCGCTTGCCGGGTTCGATGTTGATTCCCCTGGGCTCCCTGCGGGGACGACTTGGGGAGTTGCTCAAGGAGAAGGAGGTCGTCACGTTTTGTAAGATCTCGCTGCGTGGATACGAAGCGGCGTTGATTCTCAAGGCGGCGGGTTTCAATAGCGTCCGCGTCATGGATGGCGGTGTGGCCATGTGGCCGTTCCCAAAACTCGTGTAG
- a CDS encoding OsmC family protein — protein MTVFKNAIRCMAGNPAVTTMSGAKEAEIGPPVEYGGRPDTLNPEELFVASINSCLMLVFYHFAHKSGVAIESYEADAKGTVEKTRNGLRFTKVSVQAQVKTQATDGTGTLQELAELAEKFCLVSNSVSCPVSYTVGTA, from the coding sequence ATGACAGTATTCAAGAACGCCATACGTTGCATGGCAGGAAACCCAGCCGTTACGACGATGAGTGGTGCCAAAGAAGCAGAAATCGGACCGCCGGTAGAATATGGCGGTCGGCCTGACACCCTCAATCCGGAGGAATTGTTCGTTGCGTCGATCAACAGTTGTCTGATGCTGGTGTTTTACCATTTCGCTCACAAGTCCGGGGTTGCCATTGAATCCTATGAGGCGGACGCGAAAGGAACCGTCGAGAAGACCCGAAACGGTCTGCGTTTCACGAAGGTAAGCGTCCAAGCCCAGGTTAAGACCCAGGCAACAGACGGTACCGGCACCCTGCAGGAGCTCGCAGAGCTCGCGGAGAAATTCTGCCTGGTCTCCAACTCGGTGAGTTGTCCCGTGAGCTATACCGTTGGTACCGCTTAG